The Marinitoga sp. 1197 genome has a segment encoding these proteins:
- a CDS encoding alpha-mannosidase, whose product MYHKIKHEILRIKKMIDDIYPYQYIDIIPINNWEFFQSGKSFEVSVGFEWEYKPFPVVFRKKLKVPHDYYGEFWFGGETLIKIDGNPYGEINEYHKEIDLSFIADGKEHLFEAETVPYNLFGIPSKKTIFKRANLIKINRGMRKLIRYFIGISQLIEISKNDSLNDELSSLVNLTFHKIDIPHKTSEYLSAINNSPNLYNQLSSVWSRPKFEKFNGMNIDVSEALNFLEINLKKLHKKYPKIGNVYVVGHAHIDYAWLWPIEETKRKIKRTFSNATLLAKKYPYFTFIQSSPQMYEDIKNDINLFDQIKKLSDKGMWDLNGGMWVESDTKIPSIESLIRQFYYAQKFFKEKFGKYSNVCWLPDVFGFSWILPQIAKQAGVKYFFTTKLTWNEKNEFPYDICYWRGIDGSEILYHSFNNPKEGYNGHLDAECVLKTFNNFRNRDIFDGTLLTYGYGDGGGGPSETHMIDFEVTNNLPYVPNLISTTGSKFFETLNDNIKNKEIPIWDNELYFEFHRATHFSQLKTKKLHKLLEDELFFTEYILALENKSSKILEKSWKVLLTREFHDVIPGSSIKEVYEESESSLQKEVENCKDIISEELEISNEAVLVNYSNYSSDNYFITDKSFKLPSQKTYDGKYLYIISPLNKFSNKKLEKGKPYIQKKKSDKTYNLENNNYFIEILKDGIKVYDKKKKRSLFKDKGNILMIYDDVPLAWGAWDIDYNYKYFGEKLEIKDIKIVEDGIFRKVIRTYYEYDGTDIMQYISLVKDSKRIDIKTVVNWNLRKKLLKVLFPVDVLSRYARFDISGGYITRPVHKNTSYEKAMFEVYMHRWMEISEPDFGVAILNDGIYSASIDYNVLGLSLIHGPVYPDLKADEGKHEFLYSIMSHSNNLEEIYVESERLNKPLRILNKKIKIVDKFIDFSPLKVVSVFKAKNRLIIRLVEVEGKRGLCDFNVKFDYKKAYLSDILLDNLKEIKSSKFHYKPFKIYTLIFEEE is encoded by the coding sequence ATGTATCATAAAATTAAGCATGAAATATTAAGAATAAAAAAAATGATAGACGATATTTATCCATATCAATATATAGATATTATTCCTATTAATAATTGGGAATTTTTTCAAAGTGGAAAAAGTTTTGAGGTAAGTGTTGGTTTTGAATGGGAATATAAACCTTTTCCAGTTGTTTTTAGAAAAAAGTTAAAAGTACCACATGATTATTATGGTGAATTCTGGTTTGGTGGTGAAACATTAATAAAGATAGATGGAAATCCTTATGGTGAAATAAATGAATATCATAAAGAAATAGATTTATCTTTTATAGCAGATGGTAAAGAACATTTATTTGAAGCTGAGACAGTTCCTTATAATCTTTTTGGAATCCCATCTAAAAAAACTATATTTAAAAGAGCAAATTTAATAAAAATAAATCGTGGTATGAGAAAATTAATACGATATTTTATAGGAATATCCCAATTAATAGAGATTTCTAAGAATGATTCATTAAATGATGAATTATCCAGTTTGGTTAATTTAACCTTTCATAAAATAGATATTCCTCATAAAACTTCTGAATATCTTTCAGCAATAAATAACTCACCAAATTTATATAATCAACTTTCATCTGTCTGGTCAAGACCAAAATTTGAAAAATTCAATGGTATGAATATTGATGTATCTGAGGCATTGAATTTTTTAGAGATAAATTTAAAAAAATTACATAAAAAATATCCGAAAATAGGAAATGTATATGTTGTTGGCCATGCGCATATTGATTATGCGTGGCTCTGGCCTATTGAAGAAACTAAAAGAAAGATAAAGAGGACATTTTCAAATGCAACTTTACTTGCTAAAAAGTATCCATATTTTACATTTATACAATCCAGCCCTCAAATGTATGAGGATATAAAAAATGATATTAATCTGTTTGATCAGATAAAAAAACTTTCAGATAAAGGTATGTGGGATCTAAATGGCGGTATGTGGGTAGAATCTGATACAAAAATACCTTCTATTGAATCGCTAATTAGACAATTTTATTATGCGCAAAAATTTTTTAAAGAAAAGTTTGGAAAATACTCTAATGTATGCTGGTTACCAGATGTTTTTGGATTTTCATGGATATTGCCTCAAATTGCAAAACAGGCAGGAGTAAAGTATTTTTTCACTACTAAATTAACCTGGAATGAAAAAAATGAGTTTCCATATGATATATGTTATTGGCGTGGAATTGACGGAAGTGAAATTTTATATCATAGTTTTAATAATCCAAAGGAAGGTTATAATGGACATTTGGATGCAGAATGTGTATTAAAGACATTTAATAATTTTAGAAATAGAGATATATTTGATGGGACATTATTAACATATGGTTATGGTGATGGGGGTGGTGGACCATCTGAAACACATATGATTGATTTTGAAGTAACTAATAATTTACCATATGTTCCGAATTTAATTTCCACAACAGGGAGTAAATTTTTTGAAACTTTAAACGATAATATTAAAAATAAAGAAATACCTATTTGGGATAATGAATTATATTTTGAATTCCACAGAGCGACCCATTTTTCTCAGTTAAAAACAAAGAAATTGCATAAATTGTTAGAGGATGAATTATTTTTTACAGAATATATATTGGCTTTGGAAAATAAATCATCAAAAATATTGGAGAAATCATGGAAGGTTTTATTAACAAGAGAGTTTCATGATGTTATTCCTGGTTCTTCAATTAAAGAAGTATATGAAGAATCGGAGTCCTCATTACAAAAGGAAGTAGAGAATTGTAAGGATATAATAAGTGAAGAATTAGAAATTAGTAATGAAGCTGTATTAGTAAATTATAGTAATTATAGTAGTGATAATTATTTTATTACGGATAAATCGTTTAAATTACCTTCTCAAAAAACATATGATGGTAAATATCTTTATATTATATCGCCTTTAAATAAATTTTCAAATAAAAAATTAGAGAAAGGAAAACCATATATACAAAAGAAAAAAAGTGATAAAACATATAATCTTGAAAATAATAATTATTTTATAGAAATTTTGAAAGATGGTATAAAAGTTTATGATAAAAAAAAGAAAAGGTCTTTGTTTAAAGATAAAGGGAATATTTTAATGATTTATGATGATGTTCCTTTAGCTTGGGGAGCTTGGGATATAGATTATAATTATAAGTATTTTGGTGAAAAATTAGAAATTAAGGATATAAAAATTGTTGAGGATGGAATTTTTAGAAAGGTTATAAGAACGTATTATGAATATGATGGAACTGATATAATGCAATATATTTCATTGGTTAAAGATTCAAAGCGTATTGATATAAAAACAGTGGTTAATTGGAATTTAAGAAAAAAATTATTGAAAGTTTTATTTCCTGTAGATGTATTATCCCGGTATGCCAGATTTGATATATCTGGAGGATATATAACAAGGCCAGTTCATAAGAATACTTCGTATGAAAAAGCAATGTTTGAAGTATATATGCATAGGTGGATGGAAATATCTGAGCCGGATTTTGGTGTAGCTATTTTAAATGATGGAATATATAGTGCGTCAATTGATTATAATGTTTTAGGATTATCATTAATACACGGTCCAGTTTATCCTGATCTAAAAGCAGATGAGGGAAAACATGAATTTTTATATTCAATTATGAGTCATTCAAATAATCTTGAAGAGATATATGTTGAATCCGAAAGATTAAATAAGCCTCTTCGAATTTTAAATAAAAAAATAAAAATTGTAGATAAGTTTATTGATTTTTCACCATTGAAGGTTGTTTCTGTTTTTAAAGCAAAAAATAGATTAATAATAAGATTAGTGGAAGTTGAAGGAAAAAGAGGGTTATGTGATTTTAATGTAAAATTCGATTATAAAAAGGCATATTTATCGGATATATTATTGGATAATTTGAAAGAAATAAAATCTTCAAAATTTCATTATAAACCATTTAAAATATATACATTAATTTTTGAGGAGGAATAA
- a CDS encoding dipeptidase, whose product MNMLKSIVIDGHFDLLIDVYEKRKKGRKGVILTDHYEKFKKGGFNIIVSSLFIPDIYIPEMALRNALDQISSLYLEIEESNGKIMLCKNLKDIKYAVDNNILGIMLSFEGLEPIGNDIYLLRVFYELGVRFAGLVWSRRNYVADGCFFNEKLEGEKGGLTDFGVKVLKELEKLGIIVDVSHLNDEGFWDVIEFSTKPIIASHSNVRNIYPSMRNLTDDQIKAIAKTKGVIGINGSGSFVSDKDEENNAEGLVKHVDYISNLVGVEYVGIGFDFCDMFRNFHKDSLNGHHELSLFIEVLEKHGYNDNEIKLILGKNFLRVYKSVFDD is encoded by the coding sequence ATGAATATGTTGAAAAGTATTGTTATAGATGGCCATTTTGATTTGTTAATTGATGTGTATGAAAAGAGAAAGAAAGGTAGAAAAGGTGTAATACTAACAGATCATTATGAAAAATTTAAAAAGGGTGGATTTAATATTATAGTTTCTTCGTTATTTATTCCTGATATATATATTCCAGAAATGGCTTTGAGAAATGCACTTGACCAAATTAGTTCTTTATATTTAGAGATAGAAGAATCAAATGGAAAAATAATGTTATGCAAAAATTTGAAAGATATAAAATATGCTGTAGATAATAATATTTTAGGAATAATGCTATCTTTTGAAGGTTTAGAACCAATTGGAAATGATATATATCTTTTAAGAGTATTTTATGAGTTAGGAGTAAGATTTGCAGGGTTAGTCTGGAGTAGAAGAAATTATGTAGCTGATGGTTGTTTTTTTAATGAGAAGTTGGAAGGAGAAAAAGGCGGATTAACAGATTTTGGAGTTAAAGTTTTAAAAGAATTGGAAAAATTAGGAATAATTGTTGATGTTAGTCATTTAAATGATGAAGGTTTTTGGGATGTTATTGAATTTTCTACAAAACCAATTATAGCTTCTCATTCTAATGTTAGAAATATATATCCATCTATGAGAAATTTAACAGATGATCAGATAAAGGCAATTGCAAAAACAAAAGGTGTTATTGGTATAAATGGAAGTGGTTCTTTTGTTTCTGATAAAGATGAAGAGAACAATGCAGAGGGTTTAGTTAAACATGTTGACTATATATCTAATTTGGTTGGTGTTGAATATGTAGGCATTGGATTTGATTTTTGTGATATGTTTAGAAATTTTCACAAAGATTCCTTAAATGGTCATCATGAGTTAAGTTTATTTATAGAAGTTTTAGAAAAACATGGATATAATGATAATGAAATAAAATTGATTTTAGGAAAAAATTTTTTAAGAGTTTATAAAAGTGTTTTTGATGATTAA